In Ascaphus truei isolate aAscTru1 chromosome 7, aAscTru1.hap1, whole genome shotgun sequence, one genomic interval encodes:
- the LOC142499621 gene encoding pro-glucagon-like produces MKSIYCMVGILFMLLQGSWQNPLQETGDKSSGVSRRNADFQNNIEDTKDMNKYLEAQAVKESVHWLKAEGKKPGFNEVTKPAEKLNRRPADGRFTNDMNKVLDTMAAKEFLQ; encoded by the exons ATGAAGAGCATTTATTGTATGGTCGGAATTCTTTTTATGCTACTACAAGGCAGCTGGCAAAATCCTCTTCAAGAAACAGGAGACAAGTCCAG TGGAGTTTCCAGGCGCAATGCTGATTTTCAGAATAATATAGAAGACACCAAGGATATGAACAAGTACTTGGAAGCTCAAGCAGTTAAAGAATCTGTCCATTGGTTGAAGGCAGAAGGGAAAAAACCAGG ATTCAACGAAGTGACCAAGCCAGCTGAAAAATTGAACAGAAGACCCGCTGATGGCCGTTTTACCAATGATATGAACAAAGTCCTAGATACTATGGCTGCTAAAGAGTTCTTACAGTAG